In Candidatus Desulfatibia profunda, the DNA window GTGTTCACCTGATGGATCCACAAATATCATCCAGTTTGAACGCGATTTGGGCCGAGCTGATCGTCAAGGAAATGCTGCGCAACAAAATAGATCAATTTGTGCTTTCTCCCGGTTCCCGGTGCACACCGCTGACCGCTGCCGTTGCCGCTGAAAAAAAGGCCGCTGCCATTATGCATTTTGATGAAAGAGGGG includes these proteins:
- a CDS encoding 2-succinyl-5-enolpyruvyl-6-hydroxy-3-cyclohexene-1-carboxylic-acid synthase — translated: MDPQISSSLNAIWAELIVKEMLRNKIDQFVLSPGSRCTPLTAAVAAEKKAAAIMHFDERG